From Microbacterium croceum, a single genomic window includes:
- a CDS encoding M23 family metallopeptidase gives MARATATPLSRRAVRARMTAETPVADTADEAVSIPTPAELLDESVETPSIPFVAAPAAAAEADAHADAFELASRAFRAVTGPVALQQTSAPNGSDDEGTESVAAPDAHVAPRRPRNARKFLALGATVGVMSLAGLLAVSMTLPAEAVAAAQGTSVASTSLVAGSAAAKGAAGDDEIQAFIASSDVQSESLARDDDFSTISLVDVAAEQGINYSSEIFTNDPDAAIQWPFMVGVGMSYGYGMRSGRLHEGIDFVPGDGAPVQAIADGTVRIATEQGGAYGVTVYIDHVIDGSVITSHYSHMQYGSLRVKAGDKVTVGTVVGKTGNTGRSYGAHMHFELIVNGTTIDPLPWLRENAGRYSY, from the coding sequence GTGGCCCGCGCCACCGCGACCCCGCTGTCGCGCCGCGCTGTCCGCGCGCGGATGACCGCCGAGACTCCCGTCGCAGACACAGCCGATGAGGCCGTCAGCATCCCGACTCCGGCCGAGCTGCTGGACGAGAGTGTCGAGACGCCGTCGATTCCTTTCGTCGCAGCCCCCGCTGCCGCGGCGGAGGCCGATGCGCACGCCGACGCGTTCGAGCTCGCCTCCCGCGCGTTCCGCGCCGTGACCGGTCCGGTCGCCCTGCAGCAGACCTCCGCGCCGAACGGATCCGACGACGAGGGCACGGAGAGCGTCGCCGCTCCCGACGCGCACGTCGCACCGCGCCGTCCGCGCAACGCCCGCAAGTTCCTCGCCCTTGGTGCCACGGTCGGTGTCATGAGCCTCGCCGGTCTCCTCGCCGTCTCGATGACGCTCCCCGCGGAGGCTGTCGCCGCGGCGCAAGGCACCTCGGTCGCCTCCACCTCACTGGTCGCCGGCTCCGCCGCGGCGAAGGGCGCAGCAGGCGACGATGAGATCCAGGCGTTCATCGCCTCCTCCGACGTGCAGAGCGAGTCGCTCGCCCGTGACGACGACTTCAGCACGATCTCCCTCGTCGATGTCGCTGCAGAACAGGGCATCAACTACTCCAGCGAGATCTTCACCAACGACCCCGACGCCGCGATCCAGTGGCCCTTCATGGTCGGTGTGGGGATGAGTTACGGCTACGGCATGCGCAGCGGACGCCTGCACGAGGGCATCGACTTCGTGCCCGGCGACGGCGCGCCCGTCCAGGCCATCGCCGACGGAACCGTGCGCATCGCGACCGAGCAGGGCGGCGCCTACGGGGTGACGGTCTACATCGATCACGTGATCGACGGATCTGTCATCACGAGCCACTACTCGCACATGCAGTACGGCTCGCTGCGGGTCAAGGCCGGAGACAAGGTCACGGTCGGTACCGTCGTCGGCAAGACCGGAAACACCGGACGCTCCTACGGCGCCCACATGCACTTCGAGCTCATCGTCAACGGAACGACCATCGATCCGCTGCCGTGGTTGCGCGAGAATGCGGGTCGGTACTCGTACTGA
- a CDS encoding Asp23/Gls24 family envelope stress response protein, which translates to MANQDQNTPTTPAESELAQATPKTAAPKSTAASRVDRSSTFSTSRVPADENAAGKTVIADGVVAKIAGIAAREVPGVYALGGGGARAFGAIRDVINATDLAQGVKVEVGETQAAADLTIVVEYPAPVQEVAGNVRAAVAGAISRLVGLEVVEVNVEVNDVHVPGDDSDTEEESRVS; encoded by the coding sequence ATGGCAAACCAGGACCAGAACACCCCCACCACTCCCGCGGAGTCGGAGCTCGCTCAGGCCACGCCGAAGACGGCCGCGCCGAAGTCCACTGCGGCATCGCGCGTCGACCGCTCGAGCACGTTCTCCACGTCGCGGGTCCCCGCAGATGAGAACGCCGCCGGGAAGACGGTCATCGCCGACGGCGTGGTCGCCAAGATCGCCGGTATCGCCGCCCGTGAGGTTCCGGGCGTGTACGCGCTCGGCGGTGGCGGAGCACGCGCCTTTGGTGCGATCCGCGACGTCATCAACGCGACCGACCTCGCGCAGGGTGTCAAGGTCGAGGTCGGCGAGACCCAGGCCGCGGCTGACCTGACCATCGTGGTCGAGTACCCGGCTCCCGTGCAGGAAGTCGCCGGCAACGTGCGCGCCGCGGTCGCCGGTGCCATCAGCCGTCTGGTCGGACTCGAGGTCGTCGAGGTCAACGTCGAGGTCAACGACGTGCACGTCCCCGGCGACGACAGCGACACCGAAGAGGAGTCGCGAGTCTCATGA
- a CDS encoding DUF2273 domain-containing protein, whose translation MSPTTTGALIGALLALAALLFGFWGFLLMALFAGIGALVGRIASGKIDVRGLADAFTGRRTS comes from the coding sequence ATGAGCCCCACCACGACCGGCGCCCTGATCGGCGCCCTCCTCGCTCTGGCGGCGCTGCTGTTCGGGTTCTGGGGATTCCTCCTCATGGCCCTGTTCGCAGGCATCGGAGCGCTCGTCGGCCGCATCGCCTCGGGCAAGATCGACGTGCGCGGTCTCGCTGATGCCTTCACCGGGCGGCGTACCTCCTGA
- a CDS encoding alkaline shock response membrane anchor protein AmaP: protein MRADQHIIPGGGPSGVTTGGVTVPGRIDVKERVYRTVTEQASATLIGVPRGDVKVDVTEHPAGIAVRIATPLPIPDLDDTAAIAQTVPVLDQARELQEQLQQRLTTLLGRDVHRINLTITGATTPVRRRVL, encoded by the coding sequence ATGCGCGCCGACCAGCACATCATCCCCGGTGGTGGCCCTTCCGGGGTCACCACCGGCGGGGTCACCGTTCCCGGCCGCATCGACGTGAAAGAGCGCGTGTACCGTACGGTCACCGAACAGGCGTCAGCGACGTTGATCGGTGTGCCTCGTGGTGACGTGAAGGTCGATGTCACCGAGCATCCGGCCGGCATCGCCGTCCGCATCGCCACCCCTCTTCCCATACCCGACCTGGACGACACCGCCGCGATCGCGCAGACCGTGCCGGTGCTCGATCAGGCTCGTGAGCTGCAGGAGCAGTTGCAGCAGCGCCTGACGACTCTGCTCGGCAGAGACGTCCATCGGATCAACCTCACCATCACCGGCGCCACGACGCCGGTAAGGAGACGAGTGCTATGA
- a CDS encoding DUF6286 domain-containing protein, whose amino-acid sequence MSTPVLRRVVRRETHSPRTVAVFVAVIVLILALAYIGLEIVLYIAAQPALLAGPVAGWGWLVGLPTAQPAGLVIAGSVVLAVIGLIFIWLAVMPGRLSKHTLEAGGRAVVVDNGVIASALAQHLSEEIGIARENITVGVGHRSVDVTVRPGAGIALDKSDVQTAAEAELGTYRLTRPVRTRVRIERPTEKEDEL is encoded by the coding sequence ATGAGTACGCCCGTGCTGCGCCGCGTCGTGCGACGCGAGACGCATTCGCCCCGGACCGTTGCGGTGTTCGTCGCCGTCATCGTCCTCATCCTGGCCCTCGCGTACATCGGGCTGGAGATCGTGCTGTACATCGCCGCACAGCCGGCACTCCTGGCGGGTCCCGTCGCCGGCTGGGGATGGCTGGTCGGCCTGCCGACGGCGCAGCCCGCAGGGCTCGTCATCGCCGGCAGTGTCGTGCTGGCCGTGATCGGTCTGATCTTCATCTGGCTGGCGGTCATGCCTGGAAGGCTGTCGAAGCACACCCTCGAGGCCGGAGGTCGCGCTGTCGTCGTCGACAACGGTGTGATCGCGAGTGCGCTCGCCCAGCACCTCTCCGAGGAGATCGGCATCGCGCGCGAGAACATCACCGTCGGCGTCGGTCACCGCAGCGTCGATGTCACGGTGCGGCCCGGCGCGGGCATCGCGCTCGACAAGAGCGACGTGCAGACGGCGGCAGAGGCCGAACTCGGCACCTATCGACTGACACGCCCCGTTCGCACCCGCGTGCGCATCGAGCGCCCGACCGAGAAGGAAGACGAGCTGTGA
- a CDS encoding MDR family MFS transporter, whose product MSATATATKDAPFLLTKRRIWIIFSALIAGMLLSSLDQTIVSTAMPTIVGQLGGVDHQVWITTAYLLATTIVMPIYGKFGDVLGRRNLFLIAIALFTLASIGCAFATDFWMFVVFRALQGLGGGGLMILSQAIIADIVPANERGKYMGPLGAVFGLSAVAGPLLGGFFVDHLTWQWAFYINIPVGIAAFIIALVALRLPSRKAQKPIDIFGVIFLSIATTCLIFFTDFGGDKEFGWGSLATWAWGAGLVVAATAFVITESRVQDPIIPLSLFRNPIFINATAIGLVLGIGMFAAIGFVPTFLQMSSGTSAAASGLLMIPMMVGLIGTSIFSGIAISKTGKYKIYPIVGTILTGIAMVSMTTLSAATPIWLICVFLFVFGAGLGLIMQVVVLVVQNAVPSNEIGTATSTNNYFREVGASLGTAVFGTIFTTRLTENLLGVFADAGASPDAASQAASTIDPSTLSSLPDEVREGIVTAYADALAPVFWYLVPFIVLALVLSLFLKQIPLSDQAGLVARGEAISGEEAERMEAEMRGQGASAPVGAAAPDGEKRDTGSIPTSR is encoded by the coding sequence CACCAAGGATGCGCCCTTCCTGCTCACCAAGCGCCGCATCTGGATCATCTTCAGCGCCCTCATCGCGGGCATGCTGCTCTCCAGCCTCGACCAGACCATCGTCTCGACGGCCATGCCCACGATCGTCGGCCAGCTCGGCGGCGTCGATCACCAGGTGTGGATCACCACCGCCTATCTGCTCGCCACCACGATCGTGATGCCCATCTACGGCAAGTTCGGCGACGTGCTGGGGCGACGCAACCTCTTCCTGATCGCGATCGCCCTGTTCACGCTCGCGTCCATCGGCTGCGCGTTCGCGACCGACTTCTGGATGTTCGTGGTGTTCCGCGCCCTGCAGGGTCTGGGCGGCGGCGGGCTCATGATCCTGTCGCAGGCGATCATCGCCGACATCGTGCCGGCCAACGAGCGCGGCAAGTACATGGGCCCGCTCGGCGCCGTCTTCGGGCTCTCGGCCGTCGCAGGTCCTCTACTGGGCGGCTTCTTCGTCGACCATCTGACGTGGCAGTGGGCCTTCTACATCAACATCCCGGTCGGCATCGCGGCGTTCATCATCGCGCTGGTCGCCCTGAGGCTGCCGAGCAGGAAGGCCCAGAAGCCGATCGACATCTTCGGCGTGATCTTCCTCTCGATCGCAACGACCTGTCTCATCTTCTTCACCGACTTCGGCGGCGACAAGGAGTTCGGCTGGGGTTCGCTCGCCACCTGGGCCTGGGGCGCCGGCCTCGTCGTCGCAGCCACGGCCTTCGTGATCACGGAGTCGCGGGTGCAGGACCCGATCATCCCGCTCAGCCTGTTCCGCAACCCGATCTTCATCAACGCCACGGCGATCGGCCTCGTGCTCGGCATCGGCATGTTCGCGGCGATCGGCTTCGTGCCGACGTTCCTGCAGATGTCGTCAGGCACCTCGGCCGCGGCATCCGGCTTGCTGATGATCCCGATGATGGTCGGTCTGATCGGCACGTCGATCTTCTCGGGCATCGCGATCTCGAAGACCGGGAAGTACAAGATCTACCCGATCGTCGGCACGATCCTCACGGGTATCGCGATGGTCTCGATGACCACCCTGTCGGCGGCGACACCGATCTGGCTGATCTGTGTGTTCCTGTTCGTGTTCGGCGCCGGTCTCGGCCTGATCATGCAGGTCGTGGTCCTGGTCGTGCAGAACGCCGTGCCCTCGAACGAGATCGGTACCGCGACCAGCACGAACAACTACTTCCGCGAGGTGGGTGCCTCTCTCGGCACTGCGGTGTTCGGCACGATCTTCACCACGCGCCTGACCGAGAACCTGCTCGGCGTGTTCGCGGATGCCGGTGCTTCTCCGGATGCCGCATCGCAGGCCGCCTCCACGATCGACCCGTCGACGCTCAGCTCGCTGCCCGACGAAGTGCGCGAGGGCATCGTCACCGCCTACGCCGACGCGCTGGCACCCGTGTTCTGGTACCTCGTGCCGTTCATCGTGCTCGCACTCGTGCTGTCGCTGTTCCTCAAGCAGATCCCGCTGTCGGATCAGGCGGGACTCGTGGCCCGCGGAGAGGCGATCAGCGGCGAGGAGGCGGAGCGCATGGAAGCCGAGATGCGCGGCCAGGGAGCGAGCGCGCCGGTCGGCGCTGCCGCCCCAGACGGTGAGAAGCGCGACACCGGGAGCATCCCGACGTCACGCTGA